The proteins below are encoded in one region of Sander lucioperca isolate FBNREF2018 chromosome 11, SLUC_FBN_1.2, whole genome shotgun sequence:
- the osbpl9 gene encoding oxysterol-binding protein-related protein 9 isoform X3, whose product MAFLHFPVRSSLAGRKAPTNSGHTRIARHKESNAVVAPNTEAETGFVPSVQDFDKKLAEADAYLQILIDQLKLFDEKIKDCKEDESRRKIENLKETTCSMVESIKHCIVLLQIAKDQSNEQQHANGLISTINPVDGIYQPPLDPPVVNTTMPTQTTLPTDASQVCKSDQRPSTLQVGPIVTVMGSLQTPTPNSTGSGQSGPSSGVASPAHIPLLSHSVPDFSYSSSEDEFYDADEFYQSSTSPKHCIDPSGPQASSPLTNEATALKRPDTTESLNSSMSNGTTDADQFDSHDDRDDEGEGESVEEHKSVIMHLLSQVRLGMDLTKVVLPTFILERRSLLEMYADFFAHPDLFVSIAEQPEARERMVHVVKWYLSAFHAGRKGSVAKKPYNPILGEVFYCHWDLASDTEEPSPLTETVSEGPVPWSSSNSVCFVAEQVSHHPPISAFYAECLNKKIQFNAHIWTKSKFLGMSIGVHNIGQGCVSCLEHDEHYILTFPNGYGRSILTVPWVELGGECNISCSKSGYSANIVFHTKPFYGGKKHRITAEIFSPNDKKSFCSIEGEWNGVMYAKWATGENTVFIDTKRIGIIKKKVRKLEDQLDYESRRLWRDVTLNLKQRDIDAATEAKHRLEEKQRAEARERKENEQQWETRLFHEDGECWVYDEPLLKRLVTQRH is encoded by the exons ATggcttttcttcactttcctgtGAGGTCGTCTTTAGCAGGAAGAAAAGCCCCCACAAACTCAGGACACACCAGGATCGCGCGGCACAAAGAATCCAATGCAGTGGTAGCACCCAACACG GAGGCCGAGACAGGATTTGTTCCGAGTGTTCAAGACTTTGATAAGAAGCTAGCTGAAGCTGACGCCTACCTACAGATTCTGATTGACCAGTTAAAG CTgtttgatgagaagatcaaGGACTGCAAAGAGGATGAATCACGCAGA AAAATTGAAAATTTGAAGGAGACTACTTGT agcaTGGTAGAGTCCATCAAACACTGTATTGTACTGCTACAAATCGCCAAG GACCAAAGTAACGAACAGCAACACGCAAACGGACTTATA AGCACCATAAACCCAGTGGATGGGATCTACCAACCCCCTCTGGACCCTCCTGTAGTCAACACCACGATGCCAACACAGACCACACTACCCACAG ACGCTTCTCAGGTGTGTAAATCCGACCAACGCCCCTCCACGTTACAAGTTGGTCCCATTGTCACGGTGATGGGCAGTCTGCAGACCCCAACTCCCAACAGCACAG gGAGTGGCCAGTCAGGCCCCAGCAGCGGCGTCGCCTCCCCGGCTCACATCCCCCTCCTCTCGCACTCGGTGCCAGACTTCTCCTATTCCTCCAGCGAGGATGAGTTCTACGATGCTGACGAGTTCTACCAGAGCAGTACTTCCCCCAAACACTGCATAGA TCCCTCAGGGCCTCAAGCGTCCTCACCTCTCACTAATGAAGCAACAGCGTTGAAACGACCAGACACCACCGAGTCCCTCAACTCGTCCATGTCTAACGGCACAACCGATGCAG ACCAGTTTGACAGCCACGATGACCGCGATGATGAAGGTGAGGGCGAGTCTGTGGAGGAGCACAAGAGCGTCATCATGCATCTTCTCTCTCAAGTTCGTTTGGGCATGGACCTCACCAAG GTGGTACTGCCTACCTTCATCCTGGAGAGGAGATCTTTGTTAGAAATGTACGCAGACTTCTTTGCACATCCCGACTTATTTGTAAG TATCGCTGAGCAGCCAGAGGCCCGGGAGCGCATGGTTCACGTGGTAAAGTGGTACCTGTCAGCTTTCCATGCAGGGAGGAAAGGTTCAGTGGCCAAGAAACCTTACAACCCAATCCTGGGAGAAGTCTTCTACTGCCACTGGGATCTGGCCAGCGACACAGAGGAGCCTTCCCCACTCACG GAGACAGTATCAGAAGGTCCAGTACCGTGGTCTTCATCCaacagtgtgtgttttgtggcAGAGCAGGTCTCTCACCACCCACCCA TTTCTGCATTCTACGCAGAATGTTTAAATAAGAAGATCCAGTTCAACGCTCACATCTGGACTAAGTCTAAGTTCTTAGGCATGTCCATAGGTGTCCACAATATTGGCCAAG GTTGTGTGTCGTGTTTGGAGCATGATGAACATTACATCCTCACCTTCCCTAACGGATATGGCAG GTCGATTCTGACTGTTCCATGGGTGGAGCTGGGTGGGGAGTGCAACATCTCCTGCTCCAAGTCAGGCTACAGTGCTAACATCGTGTTCCACACCAAACCCTTCTACGGAGGAAAAAAGCACAGGATCACTGCTGAGATTTT TTCACCTAATGATAAGAAGTCTTTCTGCTCCATTGAAGGAGAATGGAATGGAGTGATGTATGCCAAGTGGGCAACTGGa gAGAACACTGTGTTCATAGACACTAAGAGGATAGGCATCATTAAGAAGAAAGTGAGAAAGCTGGAAGACCAGCTCGACTACGAGTCCCGAAG ATTGTGGAGAGATGTGACGTTGAACCTGAAGCAAAGGGACATTGATGCAGCAACAGAAGCCAAACACCGGCTGGAGGAGAAACAGAGAGCCGAagccagagagaggaaggagaacgAGCAGCAGTGGGAGACCAGG CTATTTCACGAGGACGGGGAGTGCTGGGTCTATGATGAGCCTCTATTAAAGAGATTAGTCACTCAGAGGCACTGA
- the osbpl9 gene encoding oxysterol-binding protein-related protein 9 isoform X5, producing MSVEARHPEAETGFVPSVQDFDKKLAEADAYLQILIDQLKLFDEKIKDCKEDESRRKIENLKETTCSMVESIKHCIVLLQIAKSTINPVDGIYQPPLDPPVVNTTMPTQTTLPTDASQVCKSDQRPSTLQVGPIVTVMGSLQTPTPNSTGSGQSGPSSGVASPAHIPLLSHSVPDFSYSSSEDEFYDADEFYQSSTSPKHCIDPSGPQASSPLTNEATALKRPDTTESLNSSMSNGTTDADQFDSHDDRDDEGEGESVEEHKSVIMHLLSQVRLGMDLTKVVLPTFILERRSLLEMYADFFAHPDLFVSIAEQPEARERMVHVVKWYLSAFHAGRKGSVAKKPYNPILGEVFYCHWDLASDTEEPSPLTETVSEGPVPWSSSNSVCFVAEQVSHHPPISAFYAECLNKKIQFNAHIWTKSKFLGMSIGVHNIGQGCVSCLEHDEHYILTFPNGYGRSILTVPWVELGGECNISCSKSGYSANIVFHTKPFYGGKKHRITAEIFSPNDKKSFCSIEGEWNGVMYAKWATGENTVFIDTKRIGIIKKKVRKLEDQLDYESRRLWRDVTLNLKQRDIDAATEAKHRLEEKQRAEARERKENEQQWETRLFHEDGECWVYDEPLLKRLVTQRH from the exons ATGTCCGTTGAAGCAAGGCACCCA GAGGCCGAGACAGGATTTGTTCCGAGTGTTCAAGACTTTGATAAGAAGCTAGCTGAAGCTGACGCCTACCTACAGATTCTGATTGACCAGTTAAAG CTgtttgatgagaagatcaaGGACTGCAAAGAGGATGAATCACGCAGA AAAATTGAAAATTTGAAGGAGACTACTTGT agcaTGGTAGAGTCCATCAAACACTGTATTGTACTGCTACAAATCGCCAAG AGCACCATAAACCCAGTGGATGGGATCTACCAACCCCCTCTGGACCCTCCTGTAGTCAACACCACGATGCCAACACAGACCACACTACCCACAG ACGCTTCTCAGGTGTGTAAATCCGACCAACGCCCCTCCACGTTACAAGTTGGTCCCATTGTCACGGTGATGGGCAGTCTGCAGACCCCAACTCCCAACAGCACAG gGAGTGGCCAGTCAGGCCCCAGCAGCGGCGTCGCCTCCCCGGCTCACATCCCCCTCCTCTCGCACTCGGTGCCAGACTTCTCCTATTCCTCCAGCGAGGATGAGTTCTACGATGCTGACGAGTTCTACCAGAGCAGTACTTCCCCCAAACACTGCATAGA TCCCTCAGGGCCTCAAGCGTCCTCACCTCTCACTAATGAAGCAACAGCGTTGAAACGACCAGACACCACCGAGTCCCTCAACTCGTCCATGTCTAACGGCACAACCGATGCAG ACCAGTTTGACAGCCACGATGACCGCGATGATGAAGGTGAGGGCGAGTCTGTGGAGGAGCACAAGAGCGTCATCATGCATCTTCTCTCTCAAGTTCGTTTGGGCATGGACCTCACCAAG GTGGTACTGCCTACCTTCATCCTGGAGAGGAGATCTTTGTTAGAAATGTACGCAGACTTCTTTGCACATCCCGACTTATTTGTAAG TATCGCTGAGCAGCCAGAGGCCCGGGAGCGCATGGTTCACGTGGTAAAGTGGTACCTGTCAGCTTTCCATGCAGGGAGGAAAGGTTCAGTGGCCAAGAAACCTTACAACCCAATCCTGGGAGAAGTCTTCTACTGCCACTGGGATCTGGCCAGCGACACAGAGGAGCCTTCCCCACTCACG GAGACAGTATCAGAAGGTCCAGTACCGTGGTCTTCATCCaacagtgtgtgttttgtggcAGAGCAGGTCTCTCACCACCCACCCA TTTCTGCATTCTACGCAGAATGTTTAAATAAGAAGATCCAGTTCAACGCTCACATCTGGACTAAGTCTAAGTTCTTAGGCATGTCCATAGGTGTCCACAATATTGGCCAAG GTTGTGTGTCGTGTTTGGAGCATGATGAACATTACATCCTCACCTTCCCTAACGGATATGGCAG GTCGATTCTGACTGTTCCATGGGTGGAGCTGGGTGGGGAGTGCAACATCTCCTGCTCCAAGTCAGGCTACAGTGCTAACATCGTGTTCCACACCAAACCCTTCTACGGAGGAAAAAAGCACAGGATCACTGCTGAGATTTT TTCACCTAATGATAAGAAGTCTTTCTGCTCCATTGAAGGAGAATGGAATGGAGTGATGTATGCCAAGTGGGCAACTGGa gAGAACACTGTGTTCATAGACACTAAGAGGATAGGCATCATTAAGAAGAAAGTGAGAAAGCTGGAAGACCAGCTCGACTACGAGTCCCGAAG ATTGTGGAGAGATGTGACGTTGAACCTGAAGCAAAGGGACATTGATGCAGCAACAGAAGCCAAACACCGGCTGGAGGAGAAACAGAGAGCCGAagccagagagaggaaggagaacgAGCAGCAGTGGGAGACCAGG CTATTTCACGAGGACGGGGAGTGCTGGGTCTATGATGAGCCTCTATTAAAGAGATTAGTCACTCAGAGGCACTGA
- the osbpl9 gene encoding oxysterol-binding protein-related protein 9 isoform X6, with amino-acid sequence MVESIKHCIVLLQIAKDQSNEQQHANGLISTINPVDGIYQPPLDPPVVNTTMPTQTTLPTDASQVCKSDQRPSTLQVGPIVTVMGSLQTPTPNSTGSGQSGPSSGVASPAHIPLLSHSVPDFSYSSSEDEFYDADEFYQSSTSPKHCIDPSGPQASSPLTNEATALKRPDTTESLNSSMSNGTTDADQFDSHDDRDDEGEGESVEEHKSVIMHLLSQVRLGMDLTKVVLPTFILERRSLLEMYADFFAHPDLFVSIAEQPEARERMVHVVKWYLSAFHAGRKGSVAKKPYNPILGEVFYCHWDLASDTEEPSPLTETVSEGPVPWSSSNSVCFVAEQVSHHPPISAFYAECLNKKIQFNAHIWTKSKFLGMSIGVHNIGQGCVSCLEHDEHYILTFPNGYGRSILTVPWVELGGECNISCSKSGYSANIVFHTKPFYGGKKHRITAEIFSPNDKKSFCSIEGEWNGVMYAKWATGENTVFIDTKRIGIIKKKVRKLEDQLDYESRRLWRDVTLNLKQRDIDAATEAKHRLEEKQRAEARERKENEQQWETRLFHEDGECWVYDEPLLKRLVTQRH; translated from the exons aTGGTAGAGTCCATCAAACACTGTATTGTACTGCTACAAATCGCCAAG GACCAAAGTAACGAACAGCAACACGCAAACGGACTTATA AGCACCATAAACCCAGTGGATGGGATCTACCAACCCCCTCTGGACCCTCCTGTAGTCAACACCACGATGCCAACACAGACCACACTACCCACAG ACGCTTCTCAGGTGTGTAAATCCGACCAACGCCCCTCCACGTTACAAGTTGGTCCCATTGTCACGGTGATGGGCAGTCTGCAGACCCCAACTCCCAACAGCACAG gGAGTGGCCAGTCAGGCCCCAGCAGCGGCGTCGCCTCCCCGGCTCACATCCCCCTCCTCTCGCACTCGGTGCCAGACTTCTCCTATTCCTCCAGCGAGGATGAGTTCTACGATGCTGACGAGTTCTACCAGAGCAGTACTTCCCCCAAACACTGCATAGA TCCCTCAGGGCCTCAAGCGTCCTCACCTCTCACTAATGAAGCAACAGCGTTGAAACGACCAGACACCACCGAGTCCCTCAACTCGTCCATGTCTAACGGCACAACCGATGCAG ACCAGTTTGACAGCCACGATGACCGCGATGATGAAGGTGAGGGCGAGTCTGTGGAGGAGCACAAGAGCGTCATCATGCATCTTCTCTCTCAAGTTCGTTTGGGCATGGACCTCACCAAG GTGGTACTGCCTACCTTCATCCTGGAGAGGAGATCTTTGTTAGAAATGTACGCAGACTTCTTTGCACATCCCGACTTATTTGTAAG TATCGCTGAGCAGCCAGAGGCCCGGGAGCGCATGGTTCACGTGGTAAAGTGGTACCTGTCAGCTTTCCATGCAGGGAGGAAAGGTTCAGTGGCCAAGAAACCTTACAACCCAATCCTGGGAGAAGTCTTCTACTGCCACTGGGATCTGGCCAGCGACACAGAGGAGCCTTCCCCACTCACG GAGACAGTATCAGAAGGTCCAGTACCGTGGTCTTCATCCaacagtgtgtgttttgtggcAGAGCAGGTCTCTCACCACCCACCCA TTTCTGCATTCTACGCAGAATGTTTAAATAAGAAGATCCAGTTCAACGCTCACATCTGGACTAAGTCTAAGTTCTTAGGCATGTCCATAGGTGTCCACAATATTGGCCAAG GTTGTGTGTCGTGTTTGGAGCATGATGAACATTACATCCTCACCTTCCCTAACGGATATGGCAG GTCGATTCTGACTGTTCCATGGGTGGAGCTGGGTGGGGAGTGCAACATCTCCTGCTCCAAGTCAGGCTACAGTGCTAACATCGTGTTCCACACCAAACCCTTCTACGGAGGAAAAAAGCACAGGATCACTGCTGAGATTTT TTCACCTAATGATAAGAAGTCTTTCTGCTCCATTGAAGGAGAATGGAATGGAGTGATGTATGCCAAGTGGGCAACTGGa gAGAACACTGTGTTCATAGACACTAAGAGGATAGGCATCATTAAGAAGAAAGTGAGAAAGCTGGAAGACCAGCTCGACTACGAGTCCCGAAG ATTGTGGAGAGATGTGACGTTGAACCTGAAGCAAAGGGACATTGATGCAGCAACAGAAGCCAAACACCGGCTGGAGGAGAAACAGAGAGCCGAagccagagagaggaaggagaacgAGCAGCAGTGGGAGACCAGG CTATTTCACGAGGACGGGGAGTGCTGGGTCTATGATGAGCCTCTATTAAAGAGATTAGTCACTCAGAGGCACTGA
- the osbpl9 gene encoding oxysterol-binding protein-related protein 9 isoform X4 → MSVEARHPEAETGFVPSVQDFDKKLAEADAYLQILIDQLKLFDEKIKDCKEDESRRKIENLKETTCSMVESIKHCIVLLQIAKDQSNEQQHANGLISTINPVDGIYQPPLDPPVVNTTMPTQTTLPTDASQVCKSDQRPSTLQVGPIVTVMGSLQTPTPNSTGSGQSGPSSGVASPAHIPLLSHSVPDFSYSSSEDEFYDADEFYQSSTSPKHCIDPSGPQASSPLTNEATALKRPDTTESLNSSMSNGTTDADQFDSHDDRDDEGEGESVEEHKSVIMHLLSQVRLGMDLTKVVLPTFILERRSLLEMYADFFAHPDLFVSIAEQPEARERMVHVVKWYLSAFHAGRKGSVAKKPYNPILGEVFYCHWDLASDTEEPSPLTETVSEGPVPWSSSNSVCFVAEQVSHHPPISAFYAECLNKKIQFNAHIWTKSKFLGMSIGVHNIGQGCVSCLEHDEHYILTFPNGYGRSILTVPWVELGGECNISCSKSGYSANIVFHTKPFYGGKKHRITAEIFSPNDKKSFCSIEGEWNGVMYAKWATGENTVFIDTKRIGIIKKKVRKLEDQLDYESRRLWRDVTLNLKQRDIDAATEAKHRLEEKQRAEARERKENEQQWETRLFHEDGECWVYDEPLLKRLVTQRH, encoded by the exons ATGTCCGTTGAAGCAAGGCACCCA GAGGCCGAGACAGGATTTGTTCCGAGTGTTCAAGACTTTGATAAGAAGCTAGCTGAAGCTGACGCCTACCTACAGATTCTGATTGACCAGTTAAAG CTgtttgatgagaagatcaaGGACTGCAAAGAGGATGAATCACGCAGA AAAATTGAAAATTTGAAGGAGACTACTTGT agcaTGGTAGAGTCCATCAAACACTGTATTGTACTGCTACAAATCGCCAAG GACCAAAGTAACGAACAGCAACACGCAAACGGACTTATA AGCACCATAAACCCAGTGGATGGGATCTACCAACCCCCTCTGGACCCTCCTGTAGTCAACACCACGATGCCAACACAGACCACACTACCCACAG ACGCTTCTCAGGTGTGTAAATCCGACCAACGCCCCTCCACGTTACAAGTTGGTCCCATTGTCACGGTGATGGGCAGTCTGCAGACCCCAACTCCCAACAGCACAG gGAGTGGCCAGTCAGGCCCCAGCAGCGGCGTCGCCTCCCCGGCTCACATCCCCCTCCTCTCGCACTCGGTGCCAGACTTCTCCTATTCCTCCAGCGAGGATGAGTTCTACGATGCTGACGAGTTCTACCAGAGCAGTACTTCCCCCAAACACTGCATAGA TCCCTCAGGGCCTCAAGCGTCCTCACCTCTCACTAATGAAGCAACAGCGTTGAAACGACCAGACACCACCGAGTCCCTCAACTCGTCCATGTCTAACGGCACAACCGATGCAG ACCAGTTTGACAGCCACGATGACCGCGATGATGAAGGTGAGGGCGAGTCTGTGGAGGAGCACAAGAGCGTCATCATGCATCTTCTCTCTCAAGTTCGTTTGGGCATGGACCTCACCAAG GTGGTACTGCCTACCTTCATCCTGGAGAGGAGATCTTTGTTAGAAATGTACGCAGACTTCTTTGCACATCCCGACTTATTTGTAAG TATCGCTGAGCAGCCAGAGGCCCGGGAGCGCATGGTTCACGTGGTAAAGTGGTACCTGTCAGCTTTCCATGCAGGGAGGAAAGGTTCAGTGGCCAAGAAACCTTACAACCCAATCCTGGGAGAAGTCTTCTACTGCCACTGGGATCTGGCCAGCGACACAGAGGAGCCTTCCCCACTCACG GAGACAGTATCAGAAGGTCCAGTACCGTGGTCTTCATCCaacagtgtgtgttttgtggcAGAGCAGGTCTCTCACCACCCACCCA TTTCTGCATTCTACGCAGAATGTTTAAATAAGAAGATCCAGTTCAACGCTCACATCTGGACTAAGTCTAAGTTCTTAGGCATGTCCATAGGTGTCCACAATATTGGCCAAG GTTGTGTGTCGTGTTTGGAGCATGATGAACATTACATCCTCACCTTCCCTAACGGATATGGCAG GTCGATTCTGACTGTTCCATGGGTGGAGCTGGGTGGGGAGTGCAACATCTCCTGCTCCAAGTCAGGCTACAGTGCTAACATCGTGTTCCACACCAAACCCTTCTACGGAGGAAAAAAGCACAGGATCACTGCTGAGATTTT TTCACCTAATGATAAGAAGTCTTTCTGCTCCATTGAAGGAGAATGGAATGGAGTGATGTATGCCAAGTGGGCAACTGGa gAGAACACTGTGTTCATAGACACTAAGAGGATAGGCATCATTAAGAAGAAAGTGAGAAAGCTGGAAGACCAGCTCGACTACGAGTCCCGAAG ATTGTGGAGAGATGTGACGTTGAACCTGAAGCAAAGGGACATTGATGCAGCAACAGAAGCCAAACACCGGCTGGAGGAGAAACAGAGAGCCGAagccagagagaggaaggagaacgAGCAGCAGTGGGAGACCAGG CTATTTCACGAGGACGGGGAGTGCTGGGTCTATGATGAGCCTCTATTAAAGAGATTAGTCACTCAGAGGCACTGA